Proteins co-encoded in one Conger conger chromosome 4, fConCon1.1, whole genome shotgun sequence genomic window:
- the rnf11b gene encoding RING finger protein 11b yields MGNCLKSPTSDDISLLHESQSDRASYGDGTDPDQEPPPPYQEQIQVPVYHPTPSQARLATQLTEEEQVRIAQRIGLIQHLPKGVYDAGRDGSEKKIRECVICMMDFVYGDPIRFLPCMHIYHMDCIDDWLMRSFTCPSCMEPVDAALLSSYETN; encoded by the exons ATGGGCAATTGTTTGAAATCTCCGACGTCGGATGATATCTCTTTGCTACATGAATCCCAGTCGGACAGAGCTAGTTATGGTGACGGGACAGACCCGGACCAGGAGCCACCGCCGCCATACCAG GAGCAGATCCAGGTGCCTGTGTACCACCCCACGCCCAGCCAGGCCCGCCTGGCCACCCAGCTGACGGAGGAGGAGCAGGTGCGCATCGCCCAGCGGATCGGCCTCATCCAGCACCTGCCCAAAGGCGTGTACGACGCCGGCCGGGACGGGTCCGAGAAGAAGATCCGAGA GTGTGTGATCTGTATGATGGACTTTGTGTACGGAGACCCTATCCGGTTCCTGCCCTGCATGCACATCTACCACATGGACTGTATAGACGACTGGCTGATGCGCTCCTTCACCTGCCCGTCCTGCATGGAACCCGTGGATGCTGCTCTGCTCTCTTCCTACGAGACCAACTGA
- the ttc39a gene encoding tetratricopeptide repeat protein 39A isoform X2 — protein sequence MKMSVEAETLSNGSHKSDLTVSLDDCMAALDLFLQNEFEEALSRLRCRTKDSMYHALTYATILEMRAMMTFDPEDILAAGNTMKDAQAVCQRFRKKSSFNSLINRTFTEEELHADLCYAECLLQRAALTFLQDENMISFIKGGIKVRNSYQTYKELHTVLQSASYVHGDNHGHFEGGVNLGVGAFNLMLSMLPTRILRLLEFVGFSGNKDFGLEQLQEGCSTHTFRAFLCNMLLLCYHTFMSFILGTGEGDVQDAEKLLQPYLKQYPKGAIFLFFAGRIEEIKGNLDAAIGRFEECCEAQQHWKQFHHMCYWELMWCFTYKRHWKMAYFYADLLSKENAWSKATYAYMKGAYLSMLTREECQPFGESEVALFRQVPGLKQKIAGKSLPTEKFAIRKARRYLTENPLPLPVPPLEMMYIWNGYTVIGKHRDLTEGMLKTLDEAQKKLDQNPKTEFSIDDQCLVSLLKGLCLKHLGHREEAEHYFTLIVCNETQIKFDHYLVPNALLEHGLLCLEQGRNEEAVNLLEAAKHNYKNYSMESRTHFRIQAALHKAQATEENGVHCVTSSP from the exons gTCGCACAAGTCAGACCTCACGGTCTCCCTTGACGACTGCATGGCAGCTCTGGACCTGTTCTTGCAGAATGAGTTTGAAGAGGCCCTCTCGAGACTGCGGTGCAG AACTAAGGACAGCATGTACCACGCCCTCACATATGCCACTATTCTTGAGATGCGGGCGatgatgacctttgacccagaGGACATATTGGCCGCTGGAAACACCATGAAAGATGCCCAGGCAGTGTGCCAACG ATTCCGCAAGAAGTCCTCCTTCAACAGCCTGATAAACAGAACTTTCACTGAAG AGGAGCTCCACGCTGATCTGTGCTATGCAGAGTGCCTCCTGCAGAGGGCAGCGCTCACCTTCCTGCAG GATGAAAATATGATCAGTTTCATCAAAGGAGGCATTAAAGTGAGGAACAGCTACCAGACATACAa aGAGCTGCATACTGTCCTCCAATCAGCAAGCTATGTCCACGGCGACAATCACGGTCACTTTGAAGGAGGGGTCAATCTTGGAGTGGGAGCCTTCAATCTA ATGCTCTCTATGCTTCCCACCCGAATCCTCCGGCTGCTGGAGTTTGTGGGCTTCTCAGGCAACAAG GACTTTGGCCTGGAGCAACTGCAGGAAGGCTGCTCCACCCACACCTTCAGGGCTTTCCTCTGCAACATGCTCCTGCTCTGCTACCACACCTTCATGAGCTTCATCCTGG GTACCGGGGAAGGGGATGTGCAGGACGCAGAAAAGCTACTGCAGCCCTATCTCAAGCAGTATCCGAAG GGAGCCATCTTCTTGTTCTTTGCTGGGCGAATTGAGGAGATCAAAGGAAACCTGGATGCT GCTATTGGTCGTTTCGAGGAGTGCTGTGAGGCTCAGCAGCACTGGAAGCAATTCCATCACATGTGCTACTGGGAGCTGATGTGGTGCTTCACCTATAAGAGGCACTGGAAGATGGCTTACTTCTATGCTGACCTGCTCAGCAAGGAGAATGCCTGGTCCAAG GCTACATACGCGTACATGAAGGGGGCCTATCTCAGCATGCTCACCCGGGAGGAGTGCCAGCCTTTTGGGGAGAGTGAGGTAGCGCTCTTCAG ACAAGTACCTGGGCTGAAGCAGAAAATAGCTGGGAAGTCTCTGCCGACTGAGAAATTTGCCATTCGAAAAGCTCGCCGATACTTAACCGAGAAccctctgcccctccctgtACCCCCTCTG gagatgatgtaCATCTGGAATGGGTACACGGTGATTGGGAAGCACAGGGACCTGACTGAGGGGATGCTAAAGACCCTGGATGAGGCCCAGAAAAAGCTGGATCAAAACCCAA AGACTGAGTTCTCCATAGATGACCAGTGTCTGGTGAGCCTGCTGAAGGGACTGTGTCTGAAGCACCTAGGACACAGGGAGGAGGCTGAGCACTACTTCACACTCATCGTCTGCAA TGAAACGCAGATTAAGTTTGATCACTACTTGGTGCCCAACGCACTGCTGGAGCACGGCCTGCTGTGCCTGGAGCAGGGCCGAAACGAGGAGGCCGTCAATCTGCTGGAGGCAGCCAA gcACAATTATAAAAATTACTCTATGGAGTCCCGGACACATTTCCGAATACAGGCTGCTTTGCACAAGGCCCAGGCCACAGAGGAAAATGGCGTCCACTGTGTGACATCCAGCCCATAG
- the ttc39a gene encoding tetratricopeptide repeat protein 39A isoform X1, with protein MSFIASWRRSLKRDQRNRLQLPDNSHEPKVTAPSFMSHKSDLTVSLDDCMAALDLFLQNEFEEALSRLRCRTKDSMYHALTYATILEMRAMMTFDPEDILAAGNTMKDAQAVCQRFRKKSSFNSLINRTFTEEELHADLCYAECLLQRAALTFLQDENMISFIKGGIKVRNSYQTYKELHTVLQSASYVHGDNHGHFEGGVNLGVGAFNLMLSMLPTRILRLLEFVGFSGNKDFGLEQLQEGCSTHTFRAFLCNMLLLCYHTFMSFILGTGEGDVQDAEKLLQPYLKQYPKGAIFLFFAGRIEEIKGNLDAAIGRFEECCEAQQHWKQFHHMCYWELMWCFTYKRHWKMAYFYADLLSKENAWSKATYAYMKGAYLSMLTREECQPFGESEVALFRQVPGLKQKIAGKSLPTEKFAIRKARRYLTENPLPLPVPPLEMMYIWNGYTVIGKHRDLTEGMLKTLDEAQKKLDQNPKTEFSIDDQCLVSLLKGLCLKHLGHREEAEHYFTLIVCNETQIKFDHYLVPNALLEHGLLCLEQGRNEEAVNLLEAAKHNYKNYSMESRTHFRIQAALHKAQATEENGVHCVTSSP; from the exons gTCGCACAAGTCAGACCTCACGGTCTCCCTTGACGACTGCATGGCAGCTCTGGACCTGTTCTTGCAGAATGAGTTTGAAGAGGCCCTCTCGAGACTGCGGTGCAG AACTAAGGACAGCATGTACCACGCCCTCACATATGCCACTATTCTTGAGATGCGGGCGatgatgacctttgacccagaGGACATATTGGCCGCTGGAAACACCATGAAAGATGCCCAGGCAGTGTGCCAACG ATTCCGCAAGAAGTCCTCCTTCAACAGCCTGATAAACAGAACTTTCACTGAAG AGGAGCTCCACGCTGATCTGTGCTATGCAGAGTGCCTCCTGCAGAGGGCAGCGCTCACCTTCCTGCAG GATGAAAATATGATCAGTTTCATCAAAGGAGGCATTAAAGTGAGGAACAGCTACCAGACATACAa aGAGCTGCATACTGTCCTCCAATCAGCAAGCTATGTCCACGGCGACAATCACGGTCACTTTGAAGGAGGGGTCAATCTTGGAGTGGGAGCCTTCAATCTA ATGCTCTCTATGCTTCCCACCCGAATCCTCCGGCTGCTGGAGTTTGTGGGCTTCTCAGGCAACAAG GACTTTGGCCTGGAGCAACTGCAGGAAGGCTGCTCCACCCACACCTTCAGGGCTTTCCTCTGCAACATGCTCCTGCTCTGCTACCACACCTTCATGAGCTTCATCCTGG GTACCGGGGAAGGGGATGTGCAGGACGCAGAAAAGCTACTGCAGCCCTATCTCAAGCAGTATCCGAAG GGAGCCATCTTCTTGTTCTTTGCTGGGCGAATTGAGGAGATCAAAGGAAACCTGGATGCT GCTATTGGTCGTTTCGAGGAGTGCTGTGAGGCTCAGCAGCACTGGAAGCAATTCCATCACATGTGCTACTGGGAGCTGATGTGGTGCTTCACCTATAAGAGGCACTGGAAGATGGCTTACTTCTATGCTGACCTGCTCAGCAAGGAGAATGCCTGGTCCAAG GCTACATACGCGTACATGAAGGGGGCCTATCTCAGCATGCTCACCCGGGAGGAGTGCCAGCCTTTTGGGGAGAGTGAGGTAGCGCTCTTCAG ACAAGTACCTGGGCTGAAGCAGAAAATAGCTGGGAAGTCTCTGCCGACTGAGAAATTTGCCATTCGAAAAGCTCGCCGATACTTAACCGAGAAccctctgcccctccctgtACCCCCTCTG gagatgatgtaCATCTGGAATGGGTACACGGTGATTGGGAAGCACAGGGACCTGACTGAGGGGATGCTAAAGACCCTGGATGAGGCCCAGAAAAAGCTGGATCAAAACCCAA AGACTGAGTTCTCCATAGATGACCAGTGTCTGGTGAGCCTGCTGAAGGGACTGTGTCTGAAGCACCTAGGACACAGGGAGGAGGCTGAGCACTACTTCACACTCATCGTCTGCAA TGAAACGCAGATTAAGTTTGATCACTACTTGGTGCCCAACGCACTGCTGGAGCACGGCCTGCTGTGCCTGGAGCAGGGCCGAAACGAGGAGGCCGTCAATCTGCTGGAGGCAGCCAA gcACAATTATAAAAATTACTCTATGGAGTCCCGGACACATTTCCGAATACAGGCTGCTTTGCACAAGGCCCAGGCCACAGAGGAAAATGGCGTCCACTGTGTGACATCCAGCCCATAG